From Acidobacteriota bacterium, a single genomic window includes:
- a CDS encoding DUF4434 domain-containing protein: MSKSDRRDFLFAIGAGGALLSGFPNALDVSSSPVSAVVKPISGSWFEFQHHATVEGVDWNPQCADFSCAQWDAKVKEMAGVGMEYLVLMATALYYRAFFPTNIFPPWRLACADPMEAVLAAADKYGIRLFIGGGFYGDWEDSKIVSDRVAARKRLQAIEQLAQLYSHHKSFYGWYWPNEAFIDRYYSGEFIDYVNKCSRLARRLTPNAKILIAPYGTRVAVTDDKYVRQLESLDVDVVAYQDEVGVQKSTPDETPKFYEGLRKAHDMAQRAAIWADVEIFQFEGKVYKSALLPAPFSRVLKQLTAVSPWVDKVLIYQYQGMMNKPGSAALCGSPSSARLYTDYADWLKGHR; this comes from the coding sequence ATGAGCAAATCGGATCGGCGTGATTTCTTATTTGCGATAGGCGCGGGTGGCGCTCTTCTGAGTGGTTTTCCCAATGCCTTGGATGTTTCGTCCTCGCCAGTGTCTGCCGTGGTCAAACCAATTTCGGGAAGCTGGTTTGAATTTCAACATCATGCCACCGTCGAAGGTGTCGATTGGAACCCACAGTGTGCCGATTTCAGCTGCGCGCAGTGGGACGCCAAGGTGAAAGAGATGGCTGGTGTGGGGATGGAATACCTGGTGCTGATGGCAACAGCTCTCTATTACCGAGCGTTTTTCCCGACTAACATCTTTCCGCCCTGGCGTTTGGCCTGCGCTGACCCGATGGAAGCTGTGCTGGCGGCGGCCGATAAATATGGCATCAGACTCTTTATCGGAGGCGGGTTTTACGGGGACTGGGAAGATTCGAAAATTGTCTCCGATCGAGTAGCCGCACGGAAGCGCCTGCAGGCTATCGAACAGCTTGCTCAGCTCTACAGCCATCACAAGAGCTTCTATGGCTGGTACTGGCCGAATGAGGCGTTTATTGACCGGTACTATTCCGGGGAGTTCATCGACTACGTTAATAAGTGTTCGCGGTTGGCGAGGCGTTTGACGCCGAACGCGAAAATTCTGATTGCACCGTACGGAACGCGCGTGGCTGTCACTGATGACAAATACGTGCGGCAACTGGAATCGCTTGACGTCGATGTCGTCGCCTACCAGGACGAAGTGGGCGTACAAAAGTCAACGCCGGATGAGACACCGAAGTTTTACGAGGGATTGAGGAAGGCCCACGATATGGCGCAGCGTGCGGCAATCTGGGCGGACGTTGAAATCTTCCAGTTTGAGGGGAAGGTTTACAAAAGCGCGCTGCTGCCGGCTCCGTTTTCGCGTGTGCTGAAACAATTGACGGCCGTTTCGCCCTGGGTTGATAAGGTTCTCATTTATCAATATCAGGGAATGATGAACAAACCCGGATCTGCCGCTTTGTGCGGGTCGCCTTCGTCCGCCAGGCTCTATACGGACTACGCTGACTGGTTGAAGGGCCACCGGTAA
- a CDS encoding FAD-dependent oxidoreductase has product MSERHAGLIIWHGMTNLILCLQKKICPQWLLGVLLVLMGISQPIARLQAQGTLQLLDVEKVRADKPASQAVLRLVPPAQPVIESCDVLVVGGSMGGSSAALSAAKAGMRVCLTEETSWLGGQMTSQGVSEFDENRYIETAGGTASYYQLRNGIRQHYIDHLQLSPLGKAQVNFNPGNCWVSALCFEPKVALQVLDSMLKPFEQKGLLQVFLRTKAASVHMNGNYIGSVLAYQFNTRKWFRFRARYVLDATDLGELLPLAGAEYVTGAEPRSLTGEPHAREGAGDPKDNQSFTYSFVMAESPKNRELLPQPDEYERNLKGQPYTLRLDYGHGKFLTYGVFTMKPGTPGSFWTYRRLVATENFTGPRRPPDVSLINWPGNDYCGSDLLSTSRLAQAEQLRQAKLLALGMAYWLQHDVPRDEGGAGYPELRLLDSELGSADGLSLYPYIRESRRIRAVETIREQDISEVYQKGPRSKWFLDSIGTGFYPVDIHSCSKQDFTSATKPFQLPLGALVPVKIQNLLAASKDIGTTHITNGAYRLHPVEWAVGEAAGRLAALAVKYSRTPKAIAGDAQLTSMLQLDLVDHGAPIYWFDDLRVDDPSFHAAQFLAAKGIFGGNDKDLHFSPASPTTRREAVIALARLLGIVRPPSANIWSSPLSAPALRELAAGGYWLQSVTAQARLDEPLHFLDLRGAARTTQIELPEGSQPSGAVSHADFADWLMRVYQSRHAAPRP; this is encoded by the coding sequence ATGTCTGAAAGGCATGCTGGCTTGATAATCTGGCACGGTATGACGAACCTAATCCTCTGTTTGCAGAAAAAAATATGCCCACAGTGGTTGCTCGGTGTTCTGCTGGTTCTCATGGGCATATCGCAGCCGATAGCGCGCCTGCAGGCACAAGGAACCCTGCAATTGCTTGACGTGGAAAAGGTACGGGCTGACAAACCGGCATCTCAAGCTGTGCTGCGCTTAGTCCCTCCTGCGCAGCCGGTCATTGAAAGCTGCGACGTACTGGTGGTGGGAGGAAGCATGGGTGGTAGTTCCGCCGCACTGTCGGCCGCCAAGGCCGGGATGCGCGTCTGCCTGACGGAGGAAACGTCGTGGCTGGGCGGACAGATGACGTCGCAGGGCGTCTCTGAGTTTGATGAGAACCGCTACATCGAGACTGCCGGTGGAACAGCATCCTACTACCAACTCCGGAACGGAATCCGCCAGCATTACATTGACCATCTTCAGTTGTCACCTTTAGGCAAAGCCCAGGTGAATTTTAACCCCGGCAATTGCTGGGTCAGTGCGCTTTGCTTTGAGCCGAAGGTTGCACTTCAGGTCCTGGATTCCATGCTCAAGCCTTTTGAGCAAAAGGGTCTTCTACAGGTTTTTCTGAGAACCAAAGCTGCTTCGGTCCACATGAACGGAAATTACATTGGATCTGTTCTCGCATACCAGTTCAACACGAGGAAGTGGTTTCGATTTCGTGCCAGGTACGTTCTGGACGCAACCGACCTTGGAGAGTTGCTGCCACTGGCAGGGGCTGAATACGTGACCGGCGCAGAACCGCGAAGTCTGACGGGCGAGCCGCATGCCCGCGAGGGCGCAGGTGATCCTAAGGATAACCAGAGTTTTACCTACTCTTTTGTCATGGCTGAATCTCCCAAAAACAGAGAACTCCTTCCCCAGCCCGATGAATATGAAAGAAATCTTAAGGGTCAGCCGTACACCCTGAGGCTCGATTATGGGCATGGAAAATTTCTGACATACGGTGTATTCACGATGAAACCCGGAACGCCGGGCTCTTTCTGGACCTACCGGCGGCTGGTGGCAACAGAGAATTTCACGGGGCCGCGCCGCCCGCCCGATGTCTCATTGATCAATTGGCCCGGCAACGACTACTGCGGCTCAGACCTCCTATCCACAAGCCGTCTTGCACAGGCAGAGCAGTTGCGCCAGGCGAAGCTGCTCGCTTTGGGTATGGCCTACTGGCTGCAGCACGATGTGCCGAGGGATGAGGGAGGGGCAGGCTATCCGGAGCTTCGCTTGCTGGACTCGGAGCTGGGCTCGGCCGATGGCCTTTCACTGTACCCCTACATCCGCGAGTCGCGCCGGATTCGGGCCGTGGAGACAATCCGCGAACAGGACATTTCTGAAGTTTACCAGAAAGGCCCGCGAAGCAAATGGTTTCTGGATTCGATAGGGACGGGTTTCTATCCCGTCGATATTCATAGCTGTTCCAAACAGGATTTTACATCAGCGACCAAACCGTTTCAGTTGCCGCTGGGGGCGCTGGTTCCAGTAAAGATTCAGAACCTCCTTGCTGCTTCAAAAGATATCGGCACGACTCACATCACTAACGGTGCCTACCGCCTGCACCCTGTCGAGTGGGCCGTCGGAGAGGCAGCCGGCCGGCTCGCGGCATTGGCAGTAAAGTACAGCAGGACTCCCAAGGCAATCGCCGGAGACGCGCAATTGACTTCCATGCTTCAACTTGATCTTGTGGACCATGGTGCTCCCATTTACTGGTTTGATGACCTGCGGGTTGACGATCCGTCATTTCACGCTGCGCAGTTTTTGGCCGCGAAGGGAATTTTTGGCGGCAATGATAAAGACCTGCACTTTTCGCCTGCTTCTCCAACGACCAGAAGGGAAGCAGTGATTGCGCTCGCGCGGCTACTTGGCATCGTGCGGCCACCGTCGGCCAATATCTGGTCGTCTCCATTAAGTGCGCCCGCTCTACGAGAACTCGCTGCTGGTGGCTACTGGCTGCAATCTGTAACGGCACAAGCAAGACTGGATGAACCTCTCCACTTTTTAGATCTGCGAGGCGCGGCTCGAACGACACAAATAGAGCTCCCAGAAGGCAGTCAGCCCTCGGGAGCAGTCAGCCATGCGGATTTTGCCGACTGGCTGATGCGTGTTTACCAGTCGAGGCACGCGGCCCCTCGTCCGTAG
- a CDS encoding N-acetylmannosamine-6-phosphate 2-epimerase: MIVLNKNSTLSRLKYGLIVSCQPRLKSALDHPRFVAALAAAAEEQGAVAVRIRGVRDIRSVGRAVHIPIIGIEKINDPGSEVYITPTLESIRRVYRAGAQIIAMDATERSRPRGQSLADILAAAKDGIKALLMADVATLKQGVEAASLGFDMVSTTLYGYTKETSHCRGPAFQLARQLVREVDIPVILEGRVHKPDQVRKAFDAGVYAIVVGTAITDFEWLARRFIEACPNGSARRNEK; encoded by the coding sequence ATGATCGTTTTGAACAAGAATAGTACGCTTTCACGATTGAAGTACGGATTGATTGTTTCCTGCCAGCCGCGGCTGAAGTCTGCGCTTGACCATCCCAGGTTCGTTGCTGCGCTGGCGGCCGCAGCAGAAGAACAGGGAGCGGTTGCAGTCCGAATCAGGGGCGTGCGCGATATCCGGTCGGTCGGCCGCGCCGTGCACATACCCATCATTGGCATTGAAAAGATAAACGATCCCGGTTCCGAAGTCTACATCACACCGACACTGGAATCTATCAGGCGTGTTTATCGAGCAGGAGCCCAGATCATCGCAATGGACGCCACAGAACGATCGCGCCCGCGGGGCCAATCTCTGGCCGACATTCTCGCCGCAGCAAAGGACGGTATCAAGGCGCTTCTTATGGCTGACGTCGCAACCCTCAAACAGGGGGTGGAGGCGGCAAGTCTGGGGTTTGACATGGTTAGCACAACGCTTTACGGATACACGAAGGAAACCAGCCATTGCAGAGGCCCGGCGTTCCAACTTGCCCGGCAGTTGGTGCGGGAAGTTGATATTCCAGTGATTCTTGAGGGACGGGTGCATAAACCCGACCAAGTCCGGAAAGCCTTTGACGCGGGGGTTTACGCAATCGTAGTGGGCACGGCCATCACCGATTTTGAGTGGCTCGCGCGCCGCTTTATTGAGGCCTGCCCGAACGGCAGCGCCAGACGAAATGAAAAATAG
- a CDS encoding ATPase encodes MVFTHRFPTGRSFDAGKEGIALLRLFLGVDGGQTATKTVVGDEHGTIVAQSSGGPSNHTEEPGGPERLERVVLATIREALTQLHISNPNEHTFAAACFGMTGETDIKTRILKRIVRTEHLKVIHDSVNALAGATAGEPGIIVIAGTGSVARGINEQGEEARVGGWGHQFGDEGSAYWIGRAAVRATLAEYDRMAPKTILTSMLFERLSVTSPYQLTEKYYAGALSRDHLAGLSVWVDEAARMGDKVALEILRDAGRDLAHFAQAVIALVFPRFGDAARRTLDLKFLVCYAGGVFKCEFVLTSFRDSVSNGDRRAEVRPALYPPALGSLLLAYRAAGIDVPPNAMRGWVTSAS; translated from the coding sequence ATAGTCTTTACGCACCGCTTCCCAACGGGCCGATCCTTCGATGCGGGGAAAGAGGGGATTGCACTCTTGAGGCTTTTTCTTGGCGTAGACGGCGGCCAGACAGCCACCAAAACCGTGGTGGGAGATGAGCACGGTACAATTGTTGCGCAGTCAAGCGGCGGCCCCAGCAATCACACCGAAGAACCCGGAGGTCCGGAACGCCTGGAACGTGTGGTCCTGGCAACCATTCGCGAAGCGCTGACCCAGCTTCATATCTCGAATCCAAATGAACATACGTTTGCAGCCGCCTGCTTTGGCATGACCGGCGAAACCGATATCAAAACGCGGATTCTCAAACGGATTGTTCGCACAGAACACCTCAAGGTTATTCATGATTCCGTCAACGCGCTTGCAGGTGCAACGGCTGGTGAGCCGGGAATCATTGTGATTGCGGGCACCGGATCCGTGGCTCGCGGCATCAACGAACAGGGTGAAGAAGCGCGCGTGGGCGGATGGGGGCACCAGTTCGGCGATGAAGGCAGCGCGTATTGGATTGGCCGCGCGGCTGTCCGTGCAACGCTTGCCGAATATGACCGCATGGCTCCCAAAACGATATTAACTTCCATGTTATTTGAACGCCTCTCCGTCACTTCGCCATACCAGTTGACAGAGAAGTATTACGCCGGCGCCTTGTCACGCGATCATCTTGCGGGCCTCTCAGTATGGGTAGATGAAGCCGCCCGAATGGGCGACAAGGTTGCCCTGGAGATATTGCGCGACGCCGGCCGAGACCTGGCGCATTTTGCTCAGGCCGTCATCGCCCTGGTTTTTCCTCGCTTTGGCGATGCGGCCCGCCGGACGCTTGATCTTAAATTCCTCGTCTGCTATGCAGGAGGGGTATTTAAATGCGAATTCGTCCTGACAAGTTTCAGAGACAGCGTGTCTAACGGTGACCGGCGCGCAGAGGTTCGCCCTGCCTTGTACCCTCCGGCCTTGGGTTCTCTGCTGCTGGCATATCGCGCCGCAGGCATCGATGTGCCTCCGAATGCAATGCGCGGTTGGGTTACGTCAGCCTCGTGA
- a CDS encoding glycosyltransferase family 39 protein, whose amino-acid sequence MLCIAAASFLAHMLTAGRYGYFRDELYYLACARHLAVGYVDQPPMIALVTWLIVHTIGSSLQALHFLPALAGAAIVWLTALIARELGGGHFAQGLAALCIALAGVYVIMAHLLTMNAFEPLLWMGCAYLVMRIITTGNQKLWLWLGVLAGLGLENKYSMALFGFAIVVGVLLTTERKAFRQPWIWLAGAIALLIFLPNLLWNIHHHWPFIELMHNIRASGRDITRGPLSFLGEQIFMMSPLNFPIWLSGLLFLFFGREGRRYRVLGWAFLVVVATMLTMHGKDYYTAPSYPMLLAAGAVVIEQAAHTRRWIKPLTVGVLIAGTAPLFPMMLPVLPLEMYVEYQKALHFAPPATEKSHLRSPLPQYYSDELGWQEMTAAVAQAYDRLPLGLRSVTAVYGQNYGEAGAIDFFGPQYGLPKAICAHQTYYLWGPRGFKGLSMIVLGDTREHLEQYFGQVILAGSFGVPYSLERGPIWVCTQPRGWNLQQIWPKLKAWD is encoded by the coding sequence GTGCTTTGCATCGCAGCCGCAAGCTTCCTGGCTCACATGCTCACTGCCGGGCGCTACGGCTATTTTCGGGACGAGCTCTATTATCTCGCCTGTGCTCGCCATCTCGCTGTTGGATACGTCGATCAACCGCCCATGATTGCACTTGTCACATGGCTCATAGTCCACACCATTGGTTCGTCTCTCCAGGCCTTGCACTTCCTTCCCGCACTGGCCGGCGCTGCCATCGTCTGGCTGACCGCTCTGATCGCGCGAGAGCTTGGCGGGGGACATTTTGCCCAGGGCCTGGCTGCGCTATGCATCGCGCTGGCAGGCGTGTACGTGATAATGGCCCATCTTCTGACTATGAATGCCTTTGAGCCGCTCCTCTGGATGGGGTGCGCCTATCTGGTTATGCGCATCATTACGACTGGCAACCAGAAACTCTGGCTGTGGCTCGGGGTACTGGCAGGGCTCGGACTTGAAAACAAGTATTCGATGGCCCTTTTTGGGTTTGCAATTGTAGTGGGTGTGCTGCTGACAACGGAGCGCAAAGCGTTCAGACAGCCATGGATATGGCTGGCCGGTGCGATTGCGCTATTGATTTTTCTTCCTAATCTCCTGTGGAACATCCATCATCACTGGCCGTTCATCGAACTGATGCACAACATTAGGGCGAGCGGCCGGGATATCACGCGGGGCCCCCTTTCATTCCTGGGTGAGCAGATATTCATGATGTCGCCGCTCAATTTTCCAATCTGGCTGTCAGGCCTGCTGTTCCTGTTCTTTGGACGCGAGGGCAGACGTTATCGAGTGCTGGGATGGGCATTTCTTGTAGTCGTCGCAACAATGTTGACCATGCACGGAAAGGACTACTACACAGCACCCTCCTATCCCATGCTGCTGGCTGCAGGGGCCGTCGTGATCGAACAAGCTGCCCACACACGTCGTTGGATCAAGCCTCTGACGGTTGGGGTGTTAATTGCGGGTACGGCGCCTTTGTTCCCAATGATGCTCCCGGTTTTGCCCCTCGAAATGTATGTTGAATACCAGAAAGCGCTCCACTTTGCTCCACCCGCTACGGAAAAAAGCCATCTCCGTTCCCCGCTCCCACAATATTATTCAGACGAGCTCGGCTGGCAGGAAATGACAGCCGCTGTTGCCCAGGCCTATGACCGCCTTCCTTTAGGGCTGCGATCTGTAACCGCCGTTTACGGGCAGAATTACGGCGAGGCGGGAGCCATCGATTTCTTTGGCCCGCAATACGGGTTGCCCAAAGCTATCTGCGCGCATCAGACCTACTACCTGTGGGGACCGCGAGGATTCAAGGGCTTATCAATGATTGTATTGGGCGACACGCGCGAGCACCTGGAACAATACTTCGGACAGGTCATACTTGCTGGTTCCTTCGGGGTCCCTTATTCCCTTGAGAGAGGGCCTATCTGGGTCTGTACACAGCCAAGGGGTTGGAATCTACAGCAAATCTGGCCAAAATTGAAGGCTTGGGATTAG
- a CDS encoding MerR family transcriptional regulator codes for MLKQRKPRNNRHARSSPDWALIPDKLYFRIGEVSELADTKPYVLRYWETEFPTLKPIKSATGHRLYRRPDVEMIFEIKRLLYDKGFTIEGARKHLAGNSGVVTESKSATASKPSQAHLNAIKRELLGILTIVSR; via the coding sequence ATGCTGAAACAGCGCAAGCCACGCAACAACCGGCATGCTCGGAGCTCACCCGACTGGGCTCTCATTCCGGACAAGCTCTACTTCCGCATCGGGGAGGTGAGCGAGCTTGCTGATACCAAGCCTTATGTCCTGCGCTATTGGGAAACTGAGTTTCCGACCTTGAAACCCATCAAGAGCGCCACTGGCCACCGCCTTTACCGGCGGCCGGATGTTGAGATGATTTTTGAAATTAAACGGCTCCTGTATGACAAGGGTTTTACCATCGAAGGCGCTCGCAAGCATCTGGCGGGGAATTCAGGCGTCGTAACTGAATCTAAATCAGCTACTGCTTCTAAGCCCAGTCAGGCTCACTTGAACGCAATTAAGCGTGAACTCCTCGGAATCTTGACAATAGTTTCCAGATGA
- a CDS encoding glycosyltransferase, whose protein sequence is MIPQWKMAGCLGCVRIGRRRQSIAAHVRGDTSEEDTIMPAVESQAGELAHGGLREAASPLSHAFRRVEMSREKAWDKPSSGRAKRLRRRAFLVAKSLPVFPGQSVLELGAGSGAWTEHLSFVFGGQNPITGAVFNRELEQRARSRKLLNTNIIYVEKCRSAFPQESFDFVVGTDILAGELTSAIFEIVYGWLKPGGQFLFFMSNSSNPLGWLLKALSPSGSVNQVTGFRNTVSLKAWSDEVGAMGFSNVEAMPCEAIPPLHSNAGQAIGLILESTSVARGFSRTISLRGTKPGKSTKDQTSLVSLAVRPELFGTVSVVIPCHNEEANINRLVKTLLELYGEYIHEIVIVNDNSADHTAQVAMALAKTDHRVKLVNRTHPAGVGRALRDGFAAATGKYILSIDGDFLCIAPEFEGLFDAVADGCDGAIGSRFSSESVLIRYPFFKIVCNRGYHLLLNLLLGQRVRDVSNNLKLYRAEILKSLVIEENHFAANVETGLKPLLLDYRIREVPVSWINRTAGMGKSSFNLLKVGPDYLRVLLRAAWRHWRGQYHSSR, encoded by the coding sequence ATGATCCCGCAGTGGAAGATGGCAGGTTGCCTGGGTTGCGTCCGGATTGGCCGGAGAAGACAAAGCATAGCTGCGCATGTCCGTGGCGACACGTCCGAAGAGGATACGATAATGCCTGCAGTGGAGAGTCAGGCTGGAGAATTGGCCCACGGTGGGTTAAGGGAGGCAGCGTCTCCACTATCACATGCATTTCGAAGAGTTGAAATGTCCCGTGAAAAGGCCTGGGATAAGCCTTCCAGCGGGCGAGCCAAGAGGCTTCGCCGAAGAGCCTTTCTGGTCGCAAAGTCATTGCCCGTGTTTCCCGGCCAATCAGTCCTTGAACTCGGAGCCGGAAGCGGAGCGTGGACCGAACACCTTTCCTTCGTTTTCGGTGGGCAGAATCCTATCACCGGAGCGGTTTTCAATAGAGAGCTGGAGCAGAGAGCCCGGTCCAGAAAGCTTCTTAACACGAATATCATTTACGTTGAGAAATGCCGGTCCGCTTTTCCTCAGGAGAGTTTTGACTTTGTAGTTGGGACAGATATCCTGGCGGGCGAACTTACTTCCGCCATCTTTGAAATTGTTTACGGTTGGCTCAAGCCCGGCGGACAATTCCTTTTCTTTATGTCGAATTCGTCGAACCCTCTTGGTTGGTTACTGAAAGCCTTAAGCCCTTCCGGCAGCGTGAATCAAGTCACCGGCTTCCGCAACACAGTCAGCCTGAAAGCCTGGAGCGATGAGGTTGGGGCTATGGGTTTTTCGAACGTTGAGGCCATGCCGTGTGAGGCTATCCCGCCTCTCCACTCCAATGCAGGGCAGGCGATTGGGCTGATTTTGGAGAGCACGTCAGTTGCGCGTGGATTTTCACGCACCATCAGTCTGCGCGGCACGAAGCCGGGCAAGTCAACAAAAGATCAAACATCGCTGGTAAGTCTGGCAGTCCGTCCGGAGCTTTTTGGCACAGTCTCCGTTGTGATCCCTTGCCATAACGAGGAGGCAAATATAAATCGTCTTGTCAAGACGCTCCTCGAATTATATGGCGAGTATATCCACGAGATCGTTATTGTGAATGATAACAGTGCAGACCACACAGCCCAGGTTGCCATGGCCCTGGCGAAAACTGACCATCGAGTCAAGCTCGTGAACCGCACACATCCCGCCGGAGTGGGGCGCGCGCTTCGGGACGGTTTTGCAGCAGCCACGGGTAAGTACATCCTTTCGATTGATGGCGACTTCCTATGTATCGCGCCGGAATTCGAAGGACTGTTCGATGCCGTGGCCGATGGCTGCGACGGCGCAATTGGAAGCCGCTTTTCATCTGAGTCTGTGCTGATCCGGTACCCATTCTTCAAAATTGTCTGTAACCGCGGCTACCACCTCTTACTGAATCTGCTGCTGGGCCAGCGGGTACGCGACGTGTCAAATAATCTAAAGCTTTATCGGGCGGAGATTCTGAAGAGCCTCGTAATAGAAGAGAATCATTTTGCGGCCAATGTGGAAACGGGCCTGAAGCCGCTATTGTTGGACTACCGCATTCGTGAAGTTCCAGTCTCCTGGATCAACCGTACAGCGGGCATGGGCAAATCCTCTTTCAATCTGTTGAAGGTTGGCCCCGATTACCTGCGAGTACTCCTCCGGGCAGCATGGAGGCATTGGCGGGGTCAATACCACTCTTCTCGCTGA